In Melospiza melodia melodia isolate bMelMel2 unplaced genomic scaffold, bMelMel2.pri scaffold_18, whole genome shotgun sequence, the following are encoded in one genomic region:
- the LOC134433388 gene encoding olfactory receptor 14J1-like produces MRARSGSAEFFLLTMMCYDRYVSICKPLHYGTLLGSRACAHMAAAAWASGFLTALLHTANTFSLPLCHGNVLGQFFCKVPQILKLSCSHSNFRKIRISLLGVCLGFGCFVFIVFSYVQIFRAVLRIPSEQGRHKAFSTCLPHLVVVSLFISTAFFAYLKPPSISSPSLDLALSVLYSVVPPALNPLIYSLRNQELKNGLRKIIKNDFQKQ; encoded by the exons ATGAGGGCAAGGAGTGGCTCTG CAGAATTTTTCCTCTTGACCAtgatgtgctatgaccgctacgtgtccatctgcaaacccctgcactacgggaccctcctgggcagcagagcttgtgcccacatggcagcagctgcctgggccagtggctttctcactgctcttctgcacacagccaatacattttccctgcccctgtgccatggcaatgtccttggccagttcttctgtaaggtgccccagattctcaagctctcctgctcccactccaacttcagaaaaattcgtatttcattgcttggtgtctgtttaggttttggttgttttgtgttcattgttttctcctatgtgcagatcttcagggctgtgctgaggatcccctctgagcagggacggcacaaagccttttccacctgcctccctcatcttgttgtggtctccctgtttatcagcactgccttttttgcctacctgaagcccccctctatctcctccccatcccttgatctggccctgtcagttttgtactcggtggtgcctccagccctgaatcccctcatctacagcctgaggaaccaggagctcaagaatGGTCTgaggaaaattataaaaaatgaTTTTCAGAAGCAATAA